In Burkholderia sp. GAS332, one DNA window encodes the following:
- a CDS encoding glutamine--fructose-6-phosphate transaminase yields the protein MCGIVGAVALRNIVPVLIEGLRRLEYRGYDSCGVAVLGDSGPRRARSVARVADLDEQVHESHLEGITGIAHTRWATHGAPVTDNAHPIFSKDTLALVHNGIIENYESLREMLRGNGYTFVSQTDTEVIAHLIQSLYRGDLFAAVREAVAQLHGAYAIAVLHKDQPHTVVGARQGSPLVVGLGNGENFLASDALALAGSTERFIFLEEGDVCELSLEGVRIADRDGIEAQREVRQVAAYGGAVELGPYRHFMQKEIFEQPRAITDTIPQADSFDASIFGEGADKVFADIDNLLILACGTSYYSGLTAKYWLESVAKIPTQVEIASEYRYRESVPNPKSLVVVISQSGETADTLAALKHAQALGHKHTLSVCNVGTSAMVRQTELSFLTHAGREIGVASTKAFTTQLVALFVLAATLGKLRGQVSAEQEAEYLKQLRHLPAALNSVLALEPQIIAWSEEFSRKEHALFLGRGLHYPIALEGALKLKEISYIHAEAYPAGELKHGPLALVTEAMPVVTVAPNDALLEKLKSNIQEVRARGGQLYVFADADTKIVNDEGLHVIRMPEHYGLLSPILHVVPLQLLAYHTACARGTDVDKPRNLAKSVTVE from the coding sequence ATGTGTGGCATTGTCGGCGCGGTTGCGCTACGTAATATCGTCCCCGTCCTGATCGAAGGACTGCGTCGCCTCGAATACCGCGGCTACGATTCGTGCGGCGTGGCCGTGCTCGGCGACAGTGGGCCGCGTCGTGCTCGCAGCGTCGCGCGCGTTGCCGATCTGGACGAGCAAGTGCATGAGAGCCACCTCGAAGGCATCACCGGTATCGCGCATACGCGCTGGGCGACGCACGGCGCGCCGGTGACCGACAACGCGCACCCGATCTTCTCGAAAGATACGCTCGCGTTGGTACACAACGGTATCATCGAGAACTACGAGTCGCTGCGCGAAATGCTACGGGGCAACGGTTACACGTTTGTCTCGCAGACCGATACAGAGGTTATTGCGCACCTGATTCAAAGCCTGTATCGCGGCGATCTGTTTGCCGCGGTGCGTGAAGCCGTCGCGCAATTGCACGGCGCGTACGCGATCGCGGTGCTGCATAAGGATCAGCCGCATACGGTGGTCGGCGCGCGGCAAGGTTCGCCGCTGGTGGTGGGGCTCGGCAACGGTGAGAACTTTCTCGCTTCGGACGCGTTGGCGCTTGCCGGCAGTACCGAACGCTTCATCTTCCTCGAAGAAGGCGACGTCTGCGAACTGTCGCTCGAAGGCGTGCGTATCGCCGATCGTGACGGCATCGAAGCGCAGCGCGAAGTGCGCCAGGTCGCGGCGTATGGTGGCGCGGTCGAACTCGGCCCGTATCGCCACTTCATGCAGAAGGAAATTTTCGAGCAGCCGCGCGCGATTACCGACACGATCCCGCAAGCCGATTCGTTCGACGCATCGATATTCGGCGAGGGCGCCGACAAGGTGTTCGCGGATATCGACAACCTGCTGATTCTGGCGTGCGGCACGAGCTACTACTCGGGACTGACCGCGAAGTACTGGCTCGAATCGGTCGCGAAGATTCCGACCCAGGTGGAAATTGCCAGCGAGTATCGCTATCGCGAGTCGGTGCCGAATCCGAAGTCGCTGGTGGTGGTGATCTCGCAATCGGGCGAAACGGCCGATACGCTGGCGGCGCTCAAGCATGCGCAGGCGCTGGGACATAAACATACGTTGTCGGTGTGCAATGTCGGCACGAGCGCCATGGTGCGTCAGACGGAATTGTCGTTCCTGACCCATGCGGGTCGCGAGATCGGCGTGGCGTCGACGAAGGCCTTCACGACGCAACTGGTTGCGCTGTTTGTGCTGGCCGCGACCCTTGGAAAGCTGCGTGGGCAGGTGAGCGCGGAGCAGGAAGCCGAATATCTGAAACAGTTGCGCCACTTGCCGGCAGCGCTGAATAGCGTGCTGGCGCTGGAGCCGCAGATCATCGCGTGGTCGGAAGAGTTTTCGCGCAAGGAGCATGCGTTGTTCCTCGGGCGCGGCTTGCATTACCCGATCGCGCTTGAGGGCGCGCTGAAGCTCAAGGAGATTTCCTATATTCACGCAGAGGCGTATCCGGCTGGCGAGTTGAAGCATGGGCCGCTGGCGCTCGTGACGGAAGCGATGCCGGTGGTGACGGTGGCGCCGAATGACGCGCTGCTGGAGAAGCTGAAGTCGAATATTCAGGAAGTGCGCGCGCGGGGCGGTCAGCTTTATGTGTTTGCGGACGCGGATACGAAGATCGTGAATGACGAAGGCCTGCACGTGATCCGGATGCCGGAGCACTACGGCTTGCTGTCGCCGATTCTGCACGTGGTGCCGCTGCAGTTGCTGGCGTATCACACGGCTTGCGCGCGTGGGACGGATGTGGACAAGCCGCGGAACTTGGCGAAGTCGGTGACGGTGGAGTGA
- a CDS encoding Multicopper oxidase with three cupredoxin domains (includes cell division protein FtsP and spore coat protein CotA) — protein sequence MVSRRNFIGGSGAALLGAALVSKAGAASLPEASTMAKAAMQPPLAPPNGRPYTPVATLNGWSLPWRMKNGWKEFHLIAEPVVREMAPGMNANLWGYNGQAPGPTIEAVEGDKVRIFVTNKLPEHTTVHWHGMLLPCGMDGVGGLTQPHIPPGKTFVYEIQLEKHGTFMYHPHADEMVQMAMGMMGTFIVHPKDPGVMKVDRDFVFIMSAYDIDPGSFTPRVSEMTDFNMWSWNSRVFPGIDPLPVRAGDRVRIRCGNLTMTNHPIHLHGYHFEVTGTDGGWIPPSARWPEVTADVAVGQMRAIEFTANRPGDWAFHCHKSHHTMNAMGHQVPNLIGVPQKDLAKRINKLVPDYMAMGSTGGAMGEMEMPLPDNTLPMMTGTGPFGPLEMGGMFTVVKVREGLGRNDYRDPGWFRHPKGSVAYEYTGELPES from the coding sequence ATGGTGTCACGTAGAAATTTTATCGGTGGCTCAGGCGCCGCGCTGCTGGGCGCGGCCCTGGTCAGCAAGGCCGGTGCGGCCTCGCTTCCTGAGGCCTCCACGATGGCCAAGGCGGCAATGCAGCCGCCGCTCGCGCCGCCGAACGGCCGTCCCTACACGCCCGTTGCCACGTTGAACGGCTGGTCCTTACCGTGGCGCATGAAAAATGGCTGGAAGGAATTCCACCTGATTGCCGAGCCGGTCGTACGCGAAATGGCGCCGGGTATGAATGCCAACCTGTGGGGCTATAACGGCCAGGCGCCGGGGCCGACCATCGAGGCGGTCGAAGGCGACAAGGTGCGCATCTTCGTGACCAACAAGTTGCCGGAGCACACCACGGTTCACTGGCACGGCATGCTCCTGCCGTGCGGCATGGATGGCGTCGGCGGTCTCACGCAGCCGCACATTCCGCCGGGCAAGACTTTTGTCTATGAGATTCAGTTGGAGAAACACGGCACGTTCATGTACCACCCGCACGCCGACGAGATGGTGCAGATGGCGATGGGGATGATGGGCACGTTCATCGTGCATCCCAAGGACCCTGGCGTCATGAAAGTCGACCGGGACTTCGTGTTCATCATGTCCGCGTATGACATTGACCCGGGCAGCTTCACGCCACGCGTCAGCGAAATGACCGACTTCAACATGTGGAGCTGGAATTCGCGGGTTTTTCCGGGCATCGACCCATTGCCGGTACGCGCAGGGGACCGTGTGCGTATCCGGTGCGGCAATCTGACGATGACCAATCACCCCATTCACCTGCACGGCTACCACTTCGAGGTCACAGGGACAGACGGCGGGTGGATTCCGCCGTCTGCGCGCTGGCCCGAGGTAACCGCCGATGTTGCGGTCGGCCAGATGCGCGCCATCGAATTTACCGCGAACCGACCCGGCGACTGGGCATTTCATTGCCACAAGTCGCACCACACGATGAACGCAATGGGACACCAGGTACCGAACCTGATTGGTGTTCCGCAAAAGGACCTGGCGAAGCGTATCAACAAGCTTGTGCCGGACTACATGGCGATGGGCAGCACGGGTGGCGCGATGGGCGAAATGGAGATGCCGCTACCCGACAACACGCTGCCGATGATGACCGGGACGGGCCCATTCGGCCCGCTGGAAATGGGCGGCATGTTCACTGTCGTGAAGGTTCGTGAGGGACTTGGCCGCAACGATTATCGCGACCCAGGCTGGTTCAGGCATCCAAAGGGGTCGGTCGCTTACGAGTACACCGGTGAACTACCGGAGAGCTGA